The Corallococcus soli DNA window GTGCGCGCGGCGCAAGGCGTTGATGCGCTCGTAGAGGGCGGTGCGGGCCTCGCCCAGCGTGGTGGGCTCGCGGGTCGCCTCGCGCTCGCCCCGCGCCGAGCGCGCGCCCACCTGCACGAGGAACAGCGAGGCCACCTCCGGACCCGCCGGGCCCTGGCCCACCACCTCCACCGTGTAGGAGCCGGGGCGCGTGAAGGGCAGCCGGGCGCAGAAGCCGGCCGTGCCCGTGGGGGCGCGCGTCAACGGGACGCCTTCCACCTCGCCATCCGGCCGGGTGATGAAAACTTCCGGGCTCCGCAACGGCGACATCAGCCGCCCGCACACCATGCGCTCCGTCTTCGCGGAGGCGAGCGCGCGAGGGAAGGGGAGCACCTCCGCCTTGCGGTCCGCGAGCAGCAGCACCAGCGCGGCCCGCTCGCCCAGGAACGCCACGCCCACGCCGTAGTGGCTCGCGCGCTCCTCGTTGAAGTCCGTGCGGGCGAGGAAGGTCTCGATGGCGTGCGAGTGCACCCAGGCGCGGATGACCAGGGTCCGCGGCGAGGGATCCGCGGCGCCGGACTCACTGACGGCCTCCGTCAGGGTGAGCAGGTCGGGGGCGCCGGTGGTGAACTCACTCAGGGCCTCGCGCGCGAGCCTCCGGGCCGCAATCTCCAGGCCCTTGTCGCTGGTGGGCGCGCGCCGGCCCACGCGCTCGAATTCGCGCGCGACGTGCATGCGGGCCCGGGCCTCATGCGACTGGGGCGTCTGCGCCGCGACGGGGGCGGTGACGGCCACGGCACCGGGATCCGCGGGCGTGACGGAGGCCACCTGTGGGGGCGGTGGCCCGGCGGACGCGCGGGGCGGCGTGCCCCATGCCAGGCCGAGCAGCGCGCCCAGGAGCGCGGCCCGCCTCATCGCACCTCCAACTGGAACTCGAGCGCCGTCACCGTGCCCGGCCCGAGCGTCGCGTTGAGCCGCTCGCAGAGGAACGCGGACTGGCGGGTGAGGGCCTGGGCCCACTCGGCGTTCTCCACGGTGATGACGAGCGTCTTGCCCTCCAGGTGGTGCGGGCGGCTGTGGCGCGCGATGTTCGCCCCGGCCGCGGCCACCCAGAGCGGCATGAGCGACATCCCACGGCCCGACTCTCCGGCAAGGCGCGCCAGCACGCGGGGAAGCAGGCTCTCCAGGGTCTTGGGCTCACTGCGCGCCATCGTCGGGCGATTCTGGGACCCCGGGCGCCGGATGCCAACCGACACTTGCCTGCCCGCCCGTCTGATTTTCCGTCCCCTCGGGCACCCACGGTGTTCCCGGATGTGCGCACGGGTCGCGTCACGGGCGGACCCCTTGTAAGGTCCGGGCAAGGCCGGTCCCCCTCGGAGTTCCCCCTCATGCTTCCAGTCCCCCTTGCGGTCCGGTCCCCCGGCCCCGTGCTCGCTTTGCTGTTGGCGTGCGCCATGGGCTGCGGGATGGCCGACGCGGATTTCCCCTTCATCCAGGGGGAGCGCCCGGATGGGGCGTGCACGGTGGATCAGGACTGCGCGGATCCAGCCCTGTTCTTCTGCAACACCGCCCTGTCGCGCTGCGAGGCCGCGTGCCGGAGCGATGACGACTGCTCGATGGAGCGCCGGGGTTCGCATCACGCCATCCTCTCCTGCGAGTCCAGGTCGCTGGGCTGTCGCTGTGACGCGAGCCGCTGTGTGCCCGCCCTCTGCACCGGCGACGAGGCGTGCGAGGACGGCCAGGTGTGCCGCGATGGCGCCTGCGGTGAGCCGCTGCCGCCGACCGTCGCCACTGCCTGTCGCGTGGTGCCGGAGCGGGTCATCGCGCCCGTGGGCACCCCCGTGCGCTTCGAGGCCTGGGTGTCCGACGCGAAGGGGCAGCCCTTCGTCCCGGGCGCGGCCCTCACCTGGACCGCCGTGGCCACGGCCGTGACGCGGGAGGGCGGCACCGGGGCCACGTTCACGCTGACCACGGCCGGAGCAGAGGTCGAAGCGGTGGAGGCCCGGGTGGGCGTCATCTCCTGCCGCGCGCGCGTCACCGTGCTGCCCCGCCATGGCGAGCCGGAGCAGGTGCGGGTGCTGGTGACGGACGCGCTCACGGGACACCCCGTCGAGGGGGCGTCCGTGCTGGTTTCGGACACGCTGGGCCAGACGCTGGCCCGCGAAGCGACGAACGCGACGGGCGTGGCGGTGGTGGCCGCGCGGGGCGAGGTGGGCGTGTCCGTGTTCCACCAGGACTTCGGTTACCTCACCCTGGCCCACTACGACACGAAGGGTTCGCGCGACCTGCGACTGCCCCTGCGCCGCAACCCGGCGGACCGCGAGGGTGGGGTGCGCGCCCGGTTCGACCACTTCGCCCCGGTGGGCTCTCCGGTGGGCTCCCCAATGGGCTCAGGAGAGGCGCTGGCCGTGGGGCTCACGGGCCTGTCGGTGCCGGGGCTCCTGTCGGAAGCGGCGCCCGCCCAGGTGGCGGGGCCCGAGCGGCCGGTGGACCTGATGCTGGGAGGGGCGACGCGCCAGTTCCAGGTGCCGTCCAACATCTGGGTGCGCGGGCTGGGGAGCCCGGACGTGCCGTCGGTGACCGCGCCCGGCATCGCGGGCGTCTGTGATGCCCGGCTCATGGAGGTGACGGATCCGGAGCAGGCCATGCGCGCGGGCGCCTGCGGCACGCGCTCCGCCTGGGCCCTCACCGCGCAGGTGCCTTCGGGCGAGCTCCCGGCGGGGACGATGGACACCGGCACGGATCCGCTGCTGCTCCTGGCGCGGGCGCTGCCTCCGTCGGGCCGGTTCTCCTCCTCGCTCGTGCGCGACGTGCAGTTCACGCTGCGGCCTCCGAACGGAGGGGAGGCGGTGCCGCTCGCGCCGGTGATGCATGACTTCCAGCAGGTGCCGCTGGCCTTCCCGTTCGTGGTGCGCGTCCCCGCGCTCCCGCGCTTCCGCGACGGCTACCCGGAGCGCGCCGTGGTGTTGGGCTCGGTGGCCGCGCCCGGACGGGGCCTGGTGCCGCTGGGCCTGGGCGCCGCCATCAACACCCAGCCGTCGGATCCGCTCACGGACACGCAGCCGGGCCTGCTGGCGCCGGGCTTCGTGCGCGTGCGCATGGCCCCGGGGCATCACGGCCTGGAGGGCCAGCCCTACCGCTTGCTCGCGCTCGCGTCGTCGGGAGCCCTGGTCGGTGAGTCCGCCGCGGGCTCCGCCACCAGCGCCGTGTTCGCCCCCCTGGCGGCCCCCCGCTTCGACCCCGAGGGCACCGAGCCGGTGACGTTCCCCGAAGGCTTCCTCTCCATCCCGGAAGGGTCCCACTACAACCCGGACGTGCTGCCCTGGCACGGCCTGCTGCCCCGCGAGTGGCGCCTGGACGCCCCGGTGACGCTGGCGACCGTGGTGCGCGCGACCTTCACCAACGCGTCCGGGCGGCGCTGGACGATGCTGATGGACGGCCGCCGCGCGACGTCCGGCGTGCGCCTGCCCGTGCCCCCGTCGGGCCTGGAGGACCGCACCTTCCAGGGCGACACCGAAGGCTCGCGCGCGTCGCTGTCCGTGGAGGCCCTGCGGGTGACGACCGCGGAGGGGGCCCCGCTCGGTGCCCCGGCGCTGGCGGAGTCCGGTGGGTTCGCGCCGGAGGCGCTCGCGGAGGCGACCCGCGCCGCGTCCACGCTGCACCAGGGGCGGCCCCAGGTGACGTGGGTGGAGCCTCCCGAGGGGGCCTCGCTTGCTCGCGGCGCCACCGTCCGTGTGCGGGTGGAGGGCTTCCAGGTGGGGCCCGCCCTCACCGACGAGGGCGGGGTGTTGCTCACCGTGCGGGGCGGCGGCGCGGGCTGTGAGGGCGTGAAGGTGGGCAGCGACGCCGCCTCGCGCTCGGGCGAGGTGGTCCTGTCGCTGCCCGGCGCGTGCTCGGGCGAGGCGGTGGTGCTCGCGGCGTCCCTGGTGGATGGGCTGGGCCTGCCGCTGCGGCCCGCGGTCACCGCCGTGCGCACCGTGCGCGTGCCCTGACGTGGCGGCGCCCCGGGGTGTCCCCGCCCTGGGAGGGCACCTTCTCCGGCCGTGAATTCGCTTTCACGATTTGCGCGGTGATACGTTTGCCAATGCCATGGGCCAGAAGGAGACGGTCGTCACCGTCATCTCGAAGATCTCCGAGCGCCCCGTCAACCTGGACGCGGCGCTGGTGGTCATCTACGGCCTGGATCTGGGGCGCAAGTTCGACCTGACGCGCGAGGAGACCCTCATCGGGCGCTCGTCCAAGGCGGACATCCAGATTGATCAGGAGGCGGTGAGCCGCAACCACGCGCGGATCACCAACACCACCAAGGGCGTGCGCATCGAGGACCTGGGCTCCACCAACGGCACGTTCGTCAACGACGACGTGGCGCCGGGGGGCGGCCGGTCGCTGCAGAACGGCGACCTGGTGAAGATTGGCCGCACCATCTTCAAGTTCATCGCGGGCGGCAACATCGAGGCGGCGTACCACGACGAGATCTACCGGCTGACCACGATGGATGGCCTGACGCAGATCTACAACCGCCGCTACTTCGACGAACAGCTGGACCGGGAGATCTCCCGCAGCCGCCGCTACGAGCGCACGCTGTCGCTGGTGATGCTGGACCTGGATCACTTCAAGGAGGTCAACGACACCTTCGGCCACCTGGCGGGGGACTCGGTCCTCAAGCAACTGGCGTCCACGGTGCGCACGCGCATCCGGCGC harbors:
- a CDS encoding CAP domain-containing protein, whose protein sequence is MRRAALLGALLGLAWGTPPRASAGPPPPQVASVTPADPGAVAVTAPVAAQTPQSHEARARMHVAREFERVGRRAPTSDKGLEIAARRLAREALSEFTTGAPDLLTLTEAVSESGAADPSPRTLVIRAWVHSHAIETFLARTDFNEERASHYGVGVAFLGERAALVLLLADRKAEVLPFPRALASAKTERMVCGRLMSPLRSPEVFITRPDGEVEGVPLTRAPTGTAGFCARLPFTRPGSYTVEVVGQGPAGPEVASLFLVQVGARSARGEREATREPTTLGEARTALYERINALRRAHHLPELAPDTTLEDVALRYSTRMANEGFFAHIAPDGSTLTRRLPEGTRYVRAGENLGLAAGPLAAHFGIEHSPGHRKNLMDPAFRFMGVGVAFQKLDGRDQAIVTEVFTAASPGAAASADPLSDAYEALARHRATLKLPPLVRSDALERLAREHARRSLAQDEPSAGAEDPSPLHERVFSVLPDAGTASVDFFVVGDPGALPESRSLATATNTRVGVGLVRGNSKRFGQGQYWVAVIYAAVR
- a CDS encoding DciA family protein translates to MARSEPKTLESLLPRVLARLAGESGRGMSLMPLWVAAAGANIARHSRPHHLEGKTLVITVENAEWAQALTRQSAFLCERLNATLGPGTVTALEFQLEVR
- a CDS encoding carboxypeptidase regulatory-like domain-containing protein; this translates as MADADFPFIQGERPDGACTVDQDCADPALFFCNTALSRCEAACRSDDDCSMERRGSHHAILSCESRSLGCRCDASRCVPALCTGDEACEDGQVCRDGACGEPLPPTVATACRVVPERVIAPVGTPVRFEAWVSDAKGQPFVPGAALTWTAVATAVTREGGTGATFTLTTAGAEVEAVEARVGVISCRARVTVLPRHGEPEQVRVLVTDALTGHPVEGASVLVSDTLGQTLAREATNATGVAVVAARGEVGVSVFHQDFGYLTLAHYDTKGSRDLRLPLRRNPADREGGVRARFDHFAPVGSPVGSPMGSGEALAVGLTGLSVPGLLSEAAPAQVAGPERPVDLMLGGATRQFQVPSNIWVRGLGSPDVPSVTAPGIAGVCDARLMEVTDPEQAMRAGACGTRSAWALTAQVPSGELPAGTMDTGTDPLLLLARALPPSGRFSSSLVRDVQFTLRPPNGGEAVPLAPVMHDFQQVPLAFPFVVRVPALPRFRDGYPERAVVLGSVAAPGRGLVPLGLGAAINTQPSDPLTDTQPGLLAPGFVRVRMAPGHHGLEGQPYRLLALASSGALVGESAAGSATSAVFAPLAAPRFDPEGTEPVTFPEGFLSIPEGSHYNPDVLPWHGLLPREWRLDAPVTLATVVRATFTNASGRRWTMLMDGRRATSGVRLPVPPSGLEDRTFQGDTEGSRASLSVEALRVTTAEGAPLGAPALAESGGFAPEALAEATRAASTLHQGRPQVTWVEPPEGASLARGATVRVRVEGFQVGPALTDEGGVLLTVRGGGAGCEGVKVGSDAASRSGEVVLSLPGACSGEAVVLAASLVDGLGLPLRPAVTAVRTVRVP
- a CDS encoding GGDEF domain-containing protein, which translates into the protein MGQKETVVTVISKISERPVNLDAALVVIYGLDLGRKFDLTREETLIGRSSKADIQIDQEAVSRNHARITNTTKGVRIEDLGSTNGTFVNDDVAPGGGRSLQNGDLVKIGRTIFKFIAGGNIEAAYHDEIYRLTTMDGLTQIYNRRYFDEQLDREISRSRRYERTLSLVMLDLDHFKEVNDTFGHLAGDSVLKQLASTVRTRIRREDVFARYGGEEFALLLPEITLGGARQLAEKVRKLVERQRFEFDKQVIPVTLSVGVATLEPHHREPGELVRAADERLFEAKHQGRNRVCG